In Oncorhynchus kisutch isolate 150728-3 linkage group LG7, Okis_V2, whole genome shotgun sequence, one DNA window encodes the following:
- the LOC109893849 gene encoding E3 ubiquitin-protein ligase TRIM21-like, translating to MASSSSLLSEEQFLCSICLDVFTEPVTTSCGHNFCMACITKYWDSNDLCQCPLCQEKLSKQTKLRVNTTFREIIENYKLLRDTGKDESPAKPGKVHCDVCTGTKRKALKSCQVCLASYCKTHLEPHQISPAFKRHKLIDPVENLEDRICKKHDRLLELFCRTDQTCVCQFCTETDHKTHDTVPIEDECGERKAQLGKTEAEVQRIIQELLQKVKEIKLSVHLSKRDAKREIADSIKVLTALVRSIEKGQARLIEEVEEKQKAVERQAEGLIKELEQEITELKRRSTELKQLSHTEDHLQLLQSFTSVVCTPPPTKDWSEISVHRAVRRAVSQLEETLNKEMEKLPEVKLKRIQQYAVDVTLDPDTANLFLILSDNGKQVRTGDTELNLPDNPKRFDRFTVLLGKNGFSSGRFYYEVTVKGKTRWDLGVARESTDRKGDITLSPEHGVWTMMLRDGNEYTACASPQIRLSLSEKPQKVGVFVDYEEGVVSFYNVEARSHIYSFTCCIFTEKIYPFFSPCSDDSGKNAAPLVISPVNHKY from the coding sequence ATGGCTTCCTCCAGCAGTCTCCTGTCTGAAGAGCAGTTTCTGTGCTCTATCTGTCTGGATGTGTTCACTGAGCCAGTCACCACTTCGTGTGGACACAACTTCTGCATGGCCTGTATAACAAAGTACTGGGATAGCAACGACCTGTGTCAATGTCCACTGTGTCAGGAGAAATTATCCAAGCAAACTAAGCTTCGTGTCAACACAACCTTCAGAGAGATTATAGAGAATTATAAATTGTTGAGAGACACAGGTAAAGATGAGTCCCCTGCCAAACCTGGAAAAGTGCACTGTGACGTATGCACTGGGACGAAGCGCAAGGCCCTGAAGTCATGCCAGGTGTGTCTGGCATCTTACTGTAAGACTCACCTAGAGCCTCATCAAATATCCCCAGCATTCAAGAGACACAAGCTGATCGACCCTGTGGAGAACCTGGAAGACAGGATCTGTAAGAAGCACGACAGACTCCTGGAGCTGTTCTGTAGGACTGACcagacgtgtgtgtgtcagttctgcACTGAAACAGACCACAAGACTCATGACACTGTTCCAATAGAGGACGAGTGTGGAGAGAGGAAGGCTCAGCTGGGGAAAACTGAGGCAGAAGTGCAGAGGATTATCCAGGAGCTACTGCAGAAAGTTAAAGAGATTAAACTCTCAGTACATCTCAGCAAAAGAGATGCAAAGAGGGAGATAGCAGACAGCATAAAGGTCTTAACTGCTCTGGTACGATCCATTGAGAAAGGCCAAGCTCGGCTCATTGAGGAGGTTGAGGAGAAGCAGAAAGCAGTAGAGAGGCAGGCTGAAGGGCTCATTAAAGAACTAGAGCAGGAAATCACTGAGCTAAAGAGAAGAAGCACTGAGCTGAAGCAGCTCTCACACACTGAGGACCACCTCCAACTTCTCCAGAGCTTCACATCCGTGGTGTGCACCCCTCCACCCACCAAggactggtctgagatcagtgttcacaggGCTGTGAGGAGAGCTGTGTCTCAGCTGGAGGAGACATtgaataaagagatggagaagcTGCCTGAGGTCAAACTGAAGAGGATTCAGCAGTATGCAGTGGATGTGACTCTGGACCCTGATACAGCAAATCTCTTTCTCATCCTGTCTGACAATGGGAAACAAGTGAGAACTGGAGACACGGAACTGAATCTTCCGGACAATCCAAAAAGGTTTGATCGTTTTACCGTTCTCCTTGGAAAGAATGGCTTCTCCTCAGGGAGATTTTACTATGAGGTGACGGTTAAGGGTAAGACTAGGTGGGATTTAGGAGTTGCCAGAGAGTCCACTGACAGGAAGGGGGATATCACACTGAGCCCTGAACATGGAGTTTGGACTATGATGCTAAGGGATGGGAATGAGTACACAGCCTGTGCCTCACCGCAAATCCGTCTCTCCCTGAGCGAGAAGCCCCAGAAGGTGGGTGTGTTTGTGGATTATGAGGAGGGTGTGGTCTCTTTTTataatgtggaggccaggtctcaTATCTACTCTTTCACTTGCTGCATCTTTACAGAGAAAATCTACCCATTCTTCAGTCCCtgtagtgatgatagtggtaaaAACGCAGCCCCTCTCGTCATCTCTCCTGTCAATCACAAATACTGA